GATAGTCGGTGAACGGGCTGACCCTGAAACAATTGAACGGATACGGAAAGAGATTGGAGGAGAGAAGGGTCTTATCTTACAGTACGTCGGTTACATGAGTCTGCTCATTCAGGGTGAGCTTGGAAGATCGTATTATACAAATCAGAAGGTTAGTAAAGAGATTTTTGAAAAATTTCCAAATACAATGAAATTGGCACTTGCCGCAATGTTATTTGCATTATTGATCGGGATTCTATCAGGGATTATGGGAGCAACAAGAAAAGGAGAATTTATTGATAAGATACTCTCAATGCTTGCTGCAGGAAGTATTTCGATCCCTGTATTCTGGCTCGGACTTATATTGATGTTGATATTTGGTCTATACCTGCACTGGTTTCCACCATCAGGGACAGGTGGTCTGATTTATATCTTCCTGCCCGCACTCACCTTAGGAATACACTCCTCAGGCACTATCGCAAGGATAACACGGTCATCCTTCCTTGAGGTTCTTGGTGAACAATATATAACAACTGCAAGAGCAAAAGGTATCAGAGAAGGCGCTATTATATTCAGACATGCCTTAAAGAATGCATTAATACCGATAATTACCATTGTGGGACTTGATTTCGGCAGCTATCTCAATGGCGCAGTTCTCACCGAGACGATATTCGGGTGGGATGGTTTTGGTAGATATGCAATGGAGGGTATCATTAAGAGGGATTATCCCGTAATTATGGGAACGGTTCTCACTGGCTCTATCGCCTTTGTCTTTATTAATTTTATAGTAGATGTGGCGTATTTCTATATAGACCCGAGGATAAAAAAACAGTGAAAATGCATAGCGAAGGTGTAAAGTGAAAAGCAGGATTAAAAAAGAGGTTTTATACAACCCAGTTTCTATAGTCATTGTAATTATTGTTATCGTTACTCTGTTATCCCCTTACCTTGCTCCTTATGATCCATTGCAGATAGACCTTGATAGCATCAGTCAGCCACCGAGTACAAAACATATCTTCGGAACTGATAATAAGGGCAGGGACATCCTGAGCAGGGTGCTCTATGGTGCTCGTATATCGATAGTTATAGGAATAGCAGTTACAGCCATTTCGGTGATTATAGGGCTTATATTCGGAGTCATCTCTGGGTATTCTGGTGGGAGGCTCGGGACAATGATGGTAGCACTGATAGACCTTTCATTGTCTTTTCCTGCACTGCTTCTCGCAATAGGTATCAGCGTGGTAATGCCTCCAGGAGCCGCCACCGTAGTAATTGCACTCGTTGCTGTAGGCTGGGCGTCTTTTGCGAGGCTTGTAAGAGGGATGGTAATCTCCTTAAAAGAAGCGCAGTATATTGAAGCAGCGAGGGCATCTGGAGCCTCAACGGTGAGGATACTGATACATCATACACTTCCACAGTGTATACCGCTTGTTATTGTTACAGGTAGTCTCAGGATAGGTGGTTTTATACTCGCAGAATCTGCTTTAAGTTTTTTAGGGATCGGGATACAACCACCAACACCCACATGGGGCTC
Above is a genomic segment from Nitrospirota bacterium containing:
- a CDS encoding ABC transporter permease, which codes for FFMIPYLLRRILTFIPTLIGITLITFFLMKAIPGDPVFGIVGERADPETIERIRKEIGGEKGLILQYVGYMSLLIQGELGRSYYTNQKVSKEIFEKFPNTMKLALAAMLFALLIGILSGIMGATRKGEFIDKILSMLAAGSISIPVFWLGLILMLIFGLYLHWFPPSGTGGLIYIFLPALTLGIHSSGTIARITRSSFLEVLGEQYITTARAKGIREGAIIFRHALKNALIPIITIVGLDFGSYLNGAVLTETIFGWDGFGRYAMEGIIKRDYPVIMGTVLTGSIAFVFINFIVDVAYFYIDPRIKKQ
- a CDS encoding ABC transporter permease; amino-acid sequence: MKSRIKKEVLYNPVSIVIVIIVIVTLLSPYLAPYDPLQIDLDSISQPPSTKHIFGTDNKGRDILSRVLYGARISIVIGIAVTAISVIIGLIFGVISGYSGGRLGTMMVALIDLSLSFPALLLAIGISVVMPPGAATVVIALVAVGWASFARLVRGMVISLKEAQYIEAARASGASTVRILIHHTLPQCIPLVIVTGSLRIGGFILAESALSFLGIGIQPPTPTWGSMVSLNRIYIYSAPWMVIFPGLAITITVVAFNLFGDKLRDLIDPKSDTTKKSIN